Proteins encoded by one window of Chryseobacterium aquaeductus:
- a CDS encoding ferric siderophore ABC transporter substrate-binding protein, which yields MRGYVINRDEEKQDKIKSAVLSALIWSAILLFVFIYKLKPSEREKEPELVTTMLVNFGDNRNGSGIEEPANQEGSLAANAKENAPEPIENIVSEPKTVITQGNKSENKKTEVKDKIITGNNSKVTAPKKEDSKTNKKSTASSTTKTKAKSSATTANSKTGNGDGKGTAAIGNLIRGRGTKAGSQGTGDGIGNDGDPLGGDGNGDSKVGIDRRLVGYIPGTMGRGGAQPSHNCSAGGSITIAYTVDKAGNVSSARRSGGISDPCVVSTSVSWVKKYVKAEKASVSSTGTYKISF from the coding sequence ATGAGAGGTTACGTTATTAATAGGGACGAAGAAAAACAAGATAAGATAAAAAGTGCGGTACTTTCTGCACTTATCTGGTCTGCAATTCTGCTTTTTGTTTTTATTTATAAACTAAAACCTTCCGAGCGTGAGAAAGAACCAGAGCTGGTAACCACAATGCTTGTAAATTTTGGAGATAACAGAAACGGATCGGGAATTGAAGAACCCGCAAATCAGGAAGGCAGTCTAGCTGCAAATGCTAAAGAAAATGCACCCGAACCGATAGAAAATATAGTTTCTGAACCGAAAACAGTAATTACCCAGGGCAATAAATCTGAAAACAAAAAGACTGAAGTAAAAGATAAAATCATTACCGGAAACAATTCTAAAGTGACCGCTCCCAAAAAGGAGGATTCAAAAACAAATAAAAAATCTACAGCAAGTTCTACAACAAAAACGAAAGCTAAAAGTTCTGCCACAACAGCCAATTCAAAAACAGGCAACGGAGATGGAAAGGGAACTGCCGCAATCGGAAACTTAATCAGAGGTCGTGGAACCAAAGCAGGAAGTCAGGGAACAGGTGACGGAATCGGAAATGATGGCGATCCTCTAGGCGGCGACGGAAATGGTGACAGCAAAGTAGGAATCGACAGAAGATTGGTTGGCTACATACCCGGTACAATGGGAAGAGGCGGCGCTCAGCCAAGCCACAACTGTTCTGCCGGCGGATCTATTACAATTGCTTACACAGTAGATAAAGCAGGAAATGTATCATCAGCAAGACGATCTGGTGGAATTTCAGACCCGTGTGTGGTTTCTACTTCCGTTTCTTGGGTGAAGAAATATGTAAAGGCAGAAAAAGCCAGTGTTTCTTCTACAGGAACGTATAAAATTTCATTCTAA
- a CDS encoding ExbD/TolR family protein, translating into MKIQRRNKAHPEFSLAAMTDVILLMLIFFMITSSAANQSAIDVKLPQTGSIENNIPNPMTVSVKPDGSYYIDDKPVSRELVEQTIVNDLQSKNGKSFTIRADESTMHRDVVFLMEIAEKHKLNIAIATVKEN; encoded by the coding sequence ATGAAAATTCAAAGAAGAAATAAAGCGCATCCGGAATTCAGCTTAGCGGCGATGACAGACGTTATTTTGCTGATGTTGATCTTTTTTATGATCACATCTTCGGCGGCAAATCAGAGTGCAATTGATGTGAAACTTCCACAAACAGGAAGTATTGAAAACAATATTCCGAACCCAATGACCGTTAGTGTAAAACCGGACGGTTCGTACTATATAGACGATAAACCGGTAAGCCGTGAATTGGTAGAGCAGACAATTGTAAATGATCTGCAAAGCAAAAACGGAAAATCATTTACCATAAGAGCAGATGAAAGCACAATGCACAGAGATGTGGTTTTTCTGATGGAGATTGCCGAAAAGCATAAACTTAATATTGCCATCGCTACGGTAAAAGAAAATTAA
- a CDS encoding MotA/TolQ/ExbB proton channel family protein: protein MLLTELTQILFAQVATPNVVANKLEFSFWDILFHGGAFAKIVMATVLALGVFSVYIFFERFFYIRRMTTKTDENFMNYIEDFIRDGKIEAAADYCKTQNSPESRILEKGISRLGRPVSDIVSAMESQAQIEVANMEKNLNLLAVVPSIAPMLGLLGTVIGMIIAFFDLSHAEGAFSPKTLSEGIYTALGQTAVGLAVAIPANFFYNILLTRIDKFVLRTQNVSGEFLDLINKPL from the coding sequence ATGCTGTTAACGGAACTTACTCAGATTTTATTCGCACAGGTTGCAACGCCCAATGTGGTTGCCAATAAACTTGAATTTTCATTTTGGGATATTCTCTTCCATGGAGGTGCTTTTGCTAAAATAGTAATGGCAACCGTCTTGGCTTTGGGTGTTTTTTCAGTTTATATTTTCTTTGAAAGATTTTTCTATATCAGAAGAATGACCACAAAGACAGATGAAAACTTTATGAATTACATTGAGGATTTCATCAGAGACGGAAAAATTGAGGCAGCAGCAGATTATTGCAAAACTCAGAATTCTCCGGAATCCAGAATTTTAGAAAAAGGAATTTCAAGGTTGGGAAGACCTGTTTCAGACATCGTAAGCGCCATGGAATCTCAGGCTCAGATCGAGGTTGCCAACATGGAGAAAAACCTCAATCTTTTGGCAGTTGTACCAAGTATAGCGCCGATGTTGGGACTTTTGGGAACGGTTATCGGAATGATTATAGCCTTCTTTGATTTGTCACACGCTGAAGGAGCTTTTTCGCCAAAAACTTTATCTGAAGGTATTTACACAGCTTTGGGACAAACCGCTGTCGGTTTGGCGGTGGCAATTCCTGCAAACTTTTTCTACAATATTTTGTTGACGAGAATTGATAAGTTCGTTTTGAGAACGCAGAATGTTTCGGGAGAATTTTTAGATTTAATTAATAAACCTTTATAA
- a CDS encoding DUF885 domain-containing protein — protein MKNIISKTLLGLGLALSLASCRKTDSPLTKVTPSNLDSIAANYYEQYLKLYPLEATSQGDLRYNDQLPINIDKDFISGEIAFYHSVQKQLENVDYKSLSDDDKVVYDVLDYSLKDKIEAYSFHPEYIPFSQFTGLPLNFPLYGSGEGSQPFNTAQDYDNWLKRMEKFPIWMDAAAQNFREGINTKMVLPKKLVLKMIPQMRAEEITSSDFEKNIFFGPIKKFPKDFTTSQKEKYTQLYKEAVAKNIIPAYTKMGDFLEKEYLPKARDTDGYNNIPKGNDVYTYYVKSWTTTNKTPDEINKIGQQQVAMLRAEMEKVKQQVGFTGTLEEFITNVKNDPKAMPYQTSKEVLDGFNGILAKITPKLKTMFSVTPKTKFEIRQTEKFREASASAEYIQGTPDGKRPGIFYMPLPDPAKFNVTSGMESLFLHEAIPGHHYQVSLQQENTKLPKFMRFGWFGAYGEGWAHYCETLGPEFGLYTDPYQKMGYLSDQMLRAVRLVVDTGIHTGKMTREEAITYFLNNIAYDEAGATAEVERYMAMPGQALGYKIGSLRIRELREQYQKQLGKKFNLAKFHDEILSQGCLPLDVLNRKMELWAKKQK, from the coding sequence ATGAAAAACATCATATCTAAAACATTACTAGGATTAGGATTAGCGCTAAGTTTGGCTTCATGTAGAAAAACCGACTCACCCTTAACAAAAGTGACACCTTCAAATTTAGATTCTATTGCGGCAAATTATTATGAGCAATATCTTAAACTATATCCATTGGAGGCAACTTCACAAGGCGATTTAAGATATAATGACCAGCTTCCGATCAATATTGACAAAGATTTTATTTCGGGTGAGATTGCATTTTATCATTCTGTACAAAAACAGCTTGAAAATGTAGATTACAAAAGCCTTTCTGATGATGATAAAGTGGTGTATGATGTTTTGGATTATAGTTTAAAAGATAAAATTGAAGCGTACTCTTTTCATCCTGAATATATTCCGTTTAGTCAATTTACGGGTTTGCCTCTGAATTTTCCTTTGTATGGAAGTGGTGAAGGAAGCCAGCCCTTTAATACGGCTCAAGATTATGACAATTGGCTCAAGAGAATGGAAAAATTTCCGATCTGGATGGATGCTGCTGCACAAAATTTCCGAGAAGGAATCAACACCAAAATGGTTTTGCCAAAAAAACTGGTTTTGAAAATGATTCCTCAAATGCGAGCTGAAGAAATTACCTCTTCAGATTTTGAAAAAAATATTTTCTTTGGTCCAATAAAAAAATTCCCGAAAGATTTTACAACTTCTCAAAAAGAAAAATACACTCAATTATACAAAGAAGCGGTTGCCAAAAACATTATCCCCGCCTATACCAAAATGGGAGATTTTCTGGAGAAAGAATACTTGCCTAAAGCAAGAGATACAGACGGTTACAACAACATTCCGAAAGGAAACGACGTTTATACTTACTATGTAAAAAGCTGGACGACCACCAATAAAACTCCAGACGAAATCAATAAAATCGGGCAACAGCAAGTGGCGATGCTCCGTGCAGAAATGGAAAAAGTAAAACAGCAGGTTGGCTTTACCGGAACATTGGAAGAGTTTATCACCAATGTGAAAAATGATCCGAAAGCAATGCCATACCAAACGTCGAAAGAAGTTTTAGATGGTTTCAACGGAATTTTGGCAAAAATAACTCCAAAGCTGAAAACGATGTTCAGCGTCACGCCAAAAACCAAATTTGAGATCAGACAAACAGAAAAGTTCAGAGAAGCAAGTGCGAGCGCAGAATATATTCAAGGTACGCCGGACGGAAAAAGACCCGGAATTTTCTACATGCCACTTCCCGACCCTGCAAAATTCAACGTGACTTCCGGAATGGAATCGCTTTTCCTGCACGAAGCAATTCCGGGACATCATTATCAGGTTTCTCTACAACAAGAAAATACAAAACTTCCTAAGTTTATGAGATTCGGATGGTTTGGTGCGTACGGTGAAGGATGGGCACATTACTGTGAAACTTTGGGTCCGGAATTCGGATTATACACAGATCCTTATCAAAAAATGGGATATTTAAGTGATCAAATGCTAAGAGCGGTACGTCTGGTTGTAGATACAGGAATTCACACGGGAAAAATGACCAGAGAAGAAGCCATTACTTATTTCTTAAATAATATTGCTTACGATGAAGCAGGTGCAACAGCTGAAGTTGAAAGATATATGGCGATGCCCGGACAAGCTTTGGGATATAAAATAGGGTCTTTGAGAATTCGTGAATTGAGAGAGCAATATCAGAAACAATTAGGTAAAAAGTTTAATCTTGCTAAGTTTCATGATGAGATTTTAAGTCAGGGCTGTCTTCCGTTGGATGTTTTGAACAGAAAGATGGAACTTTGGGCGAAGAAGCAGAAATAA
- a CDS encoding DinB family protein, with amino-acid sequence MITESLQSLFTRDLNILKTEIESYQNEESFWKIDKDILNSGGNLCLHLVGNLKHFFGAILGNSGYVRNREEEFSLKNIPKSELIQQIEETLNVVVTTLNQLTEEDLAKDYPIETFGYPMTTEYFLIHLFGHLSYHLGQINYHRRSLDV; translated from the coding sequence ATGATAACAGAATCATTACAATCACTTTTCACAAGAGATCTTAATATATTAAAAACAGAAATTGAATCGTACCAAAACGAAGAATCTTTTTGGAAAATTGATAAAGACATTTTAAATTCGGGAGGAAATCTTTGCCTTCATTTGGTTGGAAATCTGAAACATTTTTTCGGAGCAATCTTAGGAAATTCAGGATATGTAAGAAATCGTGAAGAAGAGTTTTCACTAAAAAACATTCCAAAATCTGAATTGATTCAACAGATTGAAGAAACTTTAAATGTAGTTGTCACAACACTTAATCAACTCACTGAAGAAGATTTGGCTAAAGATTATCCCATTGAAACTTTTGGATATCCAATGACAACGGAATATTTTCTGATCCATTTGTTTGGACATTTGAGTTATCATTTGGGACAGATTAATTATCACAGGAGATCGTTAGATGTGTAA
- a CDS encoding endonuclease III domain-containing protein, which yields MTKKQRAEIIQVELEKLYPTVPIPLEHTDPFTLMVAVVLSAQTTDKKVNQVTPNLFAVAGTPQRMAKLEEFQIKELIKEIGLSNTKAKNLKRMAELLLERHNGVVPQTYEELEALPGVGHKTASVVMSQGFGFPAFPVDTHIHRLMTQWKLTSGKNVVETEKDAKNIWKEEVWNKLHLQIIFYGREYSPARGNQERDFLTKMLFEK from the coding sequence ATGACAAAAAAGCAAAGAGCCGAAATTATTCAGGTCGAATTAGAGAAATTATATCCTACAGTTCCTATTCCGTTGGAGCATACAGATCCTTTTACACTAATGGTTGCGGTTGTACTTTCTGCACAAACTACCGATAAAAAAGTCAATCAGGTAACCCCAAATCTTTTTGCTGTTGCAGGAACTCCGCAGCGAATGGCAAAGCTGGAGGAATTTCAAATCAAAGAACTCATCAAAGAAATCGGACTTTCCAACACAAAAGCTAAAAACCTAAAAAGGATGGCAGAACTTCTATTGGAAAGGCACAACGGAGTTGTACCTCAAACCTACGAAGAATTGGAAGCTTTGCCAGGAGTCGGGCATAAAACTGCTTCCGTCGTCATGAGTCAGGGCTTCGGATTTCCAGCTTTTCCGGTCGATACGCACATTCACAGATTGATGACACAATGGAAGCTGACATCAGGAAAAAACGTTGTAGAAACAGAAAAAGACGCTAAAAATATTTGGAAAGAAGAGGTATGGAATAAATTGCATCTCCAGATTATTTTCTACGGGAGAGAATATTCTCCTGCAAGAGGAAACCAAGAAAGAGATTTTTTGACGAAAATGCTGTTTGAGAAATAA
- the bcp gene encoding thioredoxin-dependent thiol peroxidase, protein MLKVGDQLPNFEGINQEGETVTSSALKGKKLVIFFYPQANTPTCTVEACNLSDNYSHLEKAGFQLLGISGDSVKKQKNFHSKFAFPYDLIADENHDIIEKFGVWQEKTTFGKTYMGIVRTTFIFDKNGICSRVIEKVTSKTAAEQILEG, encoded by the coding sequence ATGTTGAAAGTAGGAGATCAATTACCCAATTTTGAAGGAATAAACCAAGAGGGAGAAACTGTAACATCGTCTGCACTGAAAGGAAAAAAACTTGTTATCTTTTTTTATCCTCAAGCAAACACTCCGACTTGTACGGTGGAAGCGTGTAACCTCAGCGATAATTATTCTCATTTGGAAAAAGCTGGATTTCAGTTACTAGGAATCAGTGGAGATTCTGTGAAAAAACAGAAGAATTTTCATTCTAAATTTGCTTTTCCATACGATTTGATTGCAGATGAAAATCACGATATTATCGAGAAATTCGGAGTTTGGCAGGAGAAGACAACATTCGGAAAAACGTACATGGGAATTGTAAGAACCACATTTATTTTTGATAAAAATGGAATTTGCTCTCGAGTAATTGAAAAAGTAACCTCGAAGACTGCAGCTGAACAAATTCTGGAAGGATAA
- a CDS encoding GNAT family N-acetyltransferase — protein sequence MSLKRNLSKNENKTYETDRLQIRPMSLDDADLILELYNMPNFIRFIGNRNIGSLSDAENYIKTKFLPQFEKSGFGNYLIILKEGNQKIGGVGIFEREGLEIADIGFSVLERFEGKGYMFEAAQKVKSIGMDDFGLKKISAITTKDNFSSQKLIEKLGLKFQKHVTLPNEDEELMYYETE from the coding sequence ATGAGCCTAAAAAGAAACCTGTCAAAAAACGAAAATAAGACCTATGAAACCGATAGATTGCAGATTCGTCCGATGTCATTGGATGATGCCGATCTTATTCTGGAGCTTTACAATATGCCAAATTTTATCAGGTTTATCGGCAATCGTAACATCGGTTCTCTTTCTGATGCTGAAAATTATATTAAAACGAAATTTCTTCCGCAATTTGAAAAATCAGGCTTCGGAAATTATTTGATTATTTTAAAAGAAGGAAATCAGAAGATAGGCGGAGTTGGTATTTTTGAAAGGGAAGGATTAGAGATCGCGGATATTGGTTTTTCTGTTCTTGAAAGATTTGAAGGAAAAGGATATATGTTTGAAGCTGCTCAAAAAGTAAAATCTATTGGCATGGATGATTTCGGGCTCAAAAAAATATCTGCAATTACTACAAAAGATAATTTTTCTTCTCAGAAATTAATCGAAAAATTAGGATTGAAATTCCAGAAACACGTCACACTTCCCAACGAAGATGAAGAGTTGATGTATTATGAAACGGAATAA
- a CDS encoding mannose-1-phosphate guanylyltransferase, translated as MSKSDKYCVIMAGGIGSRFWPLSTQKFPKQFQDILGTGRTMIQQTYDRISKIIPNENIFVITNTEYVSLSHQQLPEIPEQNIVGEPLMKNTAACNLYMANKIAETNPDATMIVLPADHLILKEETFLEKVELAFSIASTHDYLVTLGITPTRPDTGYGYIQFVEKKNSDYYKVKTFTEKPMLEIAKSFLESGDFLWNAGIFIWSVKSIHKAFEDFLPEMTQQFTACEYNAESEQSCIELIYPKIQKISIDNGILEKAKNVYVIPADLGWSDLGTWTSVFENSEKDENQNSINIKNVLTYQSNGNIIHIKNNNKAIVIDGLKDFIVVDTEKVLLICPRDHDQLIKEYVLDLKSLKKGDKFM; from the coding sequence ATGTCAAAATCAGATAAATACTGTGTGATTATGGCGGGAGGAATCGGTAGCAGATTCTGGCCTTTGAGCACACAGAAATTCCCAAAACAATTTCAGGATATATTGGGAACAGGTCGCACAATGATTCAACAGACTTATGACAGGATAAGTAAAATTATTCCTAACGAAAATATATTCGTAATCACCAATACAGAATACGTAAGCCTTTCTCATCAGCAGTTGCCGGAGATTCCCGAACAAAATATTGTGGGAGAACCTTTGATGAAGAATACTGCAGCATGTAATCTTTATATGGCAAACAAAATTGCCGAAACCAATCCGGACGCTACGATGATAGTGCTTCCTGCGGATCATTTGATCTTAAAAGAAGAAACTTTTCTAGAAAAAGTAGAGTTGGCGTTCAGCATTGCATCTACCCATGATTATTTGGTGACTTTAGGAATTACGCCTACAAGACCAGATACTGGCTACGGATATATTCAATTTGTTGAAAAGAAAAATTCTGATTATTATAAGGTGAAAACCTTTACCGAAAAACCAATGCTGGAAATTGCTAAAAGTTTTCTTGAGAGTGGTGATTTTCTTTGGAACGCAGGTATTTTTATATGGAGTGTAAAATCGATACACAAAGCTTTTGAAGATTTTCTTCCGGAGATGACCCAGCAGTTTACCGCATGTGAATACAATGCAGAATCTGAGCAAAGCTGTATCGAATTGATTTATCCTAAAATTCAGAAAATATCGATTGATAACGGGATTTTAGAAAAAGCCAAAAACGTGTATGTTATTCCGGCAGATTTGGGATGGAGCGATCTTGGAACCTGGACTTCCGTTTTTGAGAACAGTGAAAAAGACGAAAATCAAAATTCAATCAATATCAAAAATGTTTTAACGTATCAGTCTAACGGAAATATTATTCATATAAAAAATAATAATAAAGCTATCGTTATAGACGGTTTGAAAGATTTTATCGTTGTAGATACAGAGAAAGTTCTTCTGATTTGCCCAAGAGATCATGATCAATTGATCAAAGAATACGTTTTAGATCTTAAAAGCTTAAAAAAAGGAGACAAATTCATGTAA
- a CDS encoding SprT-like domain-containing protein, with protein sequence MSIQSLEKYLPQNTLSHLRNWFSDYSIHIKVTRNRNSKLGDYRKLRDLSHEITINSTLAPQLFFFVLTHELAHLIAFEKFGRRISPHGNEWKHTFRLMLLESLDVYEDDLKPIILKFSKSPKANFMASPDLVKYFHIENQEDDEIYVEHLSKGEHFIYRGEKYLLEGLIKKNYLCLNLATGRKYSFRALARVKKCN encoded by the coding sequence ATGTCTATCCAGTCTTTAGAAAAATATTTACCACAAAATACGCTTTCACATTTAAGGAATTGGTTCTCAGATTACTCTATTCATATCAAAGTAACAAGAAACCGGAATTCGAAACTTGGAGATTATAGAAAACTTCGGGATCTTTCGCATGAAATAACCATTAATTCCACACTTGCACCACAGCTTTTTTTCTTTGTTCTGACTCACGAATTGGCACATTTAATTGCTTTCGAAAAATTCGGTCGCAGAATTTCACCACATGGTAACGAGTGGAAACACACTTTCAGGCTTATGCTTTTGGAAAGTCTGGATGTGTATGAAGATGATCTGAAACCAATCATTCTTAAATTTTCTAAATCTCCCAAAGCTAATTTTATGGCAAGCCCGGATTTGGTAAAATACTTTCATATTGAAAATCAGGAAGATGATGAGATTTATGTGGAACATCTTTCCAAAGGTGAACATTTCATTTATCGAGGCGAAAAGTATTTGTTGGAAGGTCTTATTAAAAAAAACTATCTTTGTTTGAATCTGGCTACCGGAAGGAAATATTCTTTCAGAGCGTTGGCTAGAGTGAAAAAATGCAATTAA
- a CDS encoding TolC family protein, which translates to MKKVLMIILGLSALGVNAQKKWSLRECVDYAVEHNLQVIQNQYSKQIQDVNLKIAQKNYLPSVSANVGNNVSFGQASLGTGSIRNDRYSNNANIAADILLYNNGRLEKTIRKTQFDVEASQYDIETIKNDISLQIAQQYLTTLLNKEIVKIAQSATENAKKQFDRAKITTEVGTTAQTIVAEAEAAWAREKQNLKTAEINVGRSLFALAQLLQLQDYKDFDVENVEIGEQLSPQLISVDDVLNTAYESQPQIKAAESRIKSAEAQTEVTRTAFWPTLTASVGVGSFYNNLLNTNNIGSQLFYVNEKTIFNQYKENFGQQGGISLNIPIFNKGITKLQVEQSKINESLAKNSLDQQKQAVRQNVQKAQFDVDANYEVYLAAVEAEKSTKLAMEFADKSYVAGRGTIYDLNIARNNYANAQGSVEQAKYNYLFSLKLLNFYAGIPLSL; encoded by the coding sequence ATGAAAAAAGTTTTGATGATTATTTTAGGACTATCGGCTCTGGGTGTAAACGCTCAGAAAAAATGGTCTTTGCGAGAATGTGTAGACTATGCAGTAGAGCATAATCTTCAGGTGATCCAAAATCAATACTCAAAACAAATTCAGGATGTTAATCTCAAAATTGCTCAAAAAAATTATCTTCCTTCCGTTTCTGCAAATGTGGGAAATAACGTGAGTTTCGGGCAGGCATCATTGGGAACGGGAAGTATCCGAAACGACAGATACAGCAATAATGCAAATATTGCAGCAGACATTTTGCTTTACAACAACGGCAGACTGGAAAAAACAATCAGAAAAACCCAATTTGATGTTGAAGCCAGCCAATATGACATTGAGACCATAAAAAATGATATTTCGCTTCAAATTGCCCAGCAATATCTGACGACTTTACTGAACAAAGAAATCGTAAAGATTGCTCAAAGTGCTACCGAGAATGCAAAAAAACAGTTTGACAGAGCAAAAATAACAACAGAAGTAGGAACTACGGCTCAGACGATTGTTGCCGAAGCCGAGGCAGCGTGGGCAAGAGAAAAGCAAAATCTGAAAACCGCTGAAATCAATGTTGGAAGAAGTCTGTTTGCGCTTGCACAACTTCTGCAGTTACAAGATTATAAAGATTTTGATGTTGAAAATGTAGAAATTGGTGAACAATTAAGTCCGCAACTTATCTCCGTGGATGATGTTTTAAATACCGCTTACGAAAGTCAACCACAGATTAAAGCTGCCGAAAGCAGAATAAAGTCTGCGGAAGCGCAAACGGAAGTTACACGTACAGCTTTTTGGCCAACCTTGACAGCGAGCGTGGGAGTCGGAAGTTTTTATAATAACTTGTTGAATACCAATAATATTGGAAGTCAATTGTTTTACGTCAACGAAAAAACGATCTTCAATCAATACAAAGAAAATTTCGGTCAGCAAGGTGGAATTTCTTTAAATATTCCGATTTTTAACAAAGGAATTACCAAACTTCAGGTAGAGCAGTCAAAAATCAATGAAAGTTTAGCCAAAAATTCTTTAGACCAGCAAAAGCAGGCGGTAAGACAAAACGTGCAGAAAGCACAGTTTGATGTGGATGCCAACTATGAAGTTTATCTGGCTGCCGTTGAAGCAGAAAAGAGTACCAAACTGGCGATGGAGTTTGCAGATAAAAGCTATGTTGCAGGAAGAGGAACCATATATGATCTGAATATTGCCAGAAACAACTATGCAAATGCCCAAGGTTCTGTGGAGCAGGCAAAATATAATTATCTTTTTAGTCTGAAATTATTAAATTTCTATGCAGGAATTCCGTTAAGTTTGTAA
- a CDS encoding bifunctional folylpolyglutamate synthase/dihydrofolate synthase translates to MTNQEYQEAVDWLFVQAPNYQIDGEKAYKPGLENISKLCNFFDNPQEKIKCIHIGGTNGKGSTSNMLASVLQEAGYTIGLYNSPHLIDFTERIKINGLNCDREFVFQFIQKLKTLPEDILPSFFEFTTIMAFEYFYQKRVDFAIIEVGLGGRLDSTNIITPILSAITNAQLDHQNILGNTIEEIAFEKAGIIKKNITVISGEEDEKVKNIFQKKAQQENTRFVDATFIKSDLKSDLKGNYQQKNIKVVLALVEELKKLNLNISNKNVEQGLMKVYQNTGFIGRWFEFSQNPLTICDTAHNQAGLEQVFSQLNSIPKRKHIILGFVSDKNIDEVMALLPANSEFYFAKPSINRGRNPKDYENLLIDAKINYKIFDSVQAAYLSAKQHATREEMIFVGGSNFVVGEFLEKNLTDKE, encoded by the coding sequence ATGACAAACCAAGAATATCAGGAAGCTGTTGATTGGCTATTCGTACAGGCTCCGAATTATCAGATTGACGGCGAGAAGGCTTACAAACCGGGTTTAGAAAACATCTCTAAACTCTGCAATTTTTTTGATAATCCTCAGGAAAAAATAAAATGCATTCACATTGGCGGTACAAACGGAAAAGGTTCTACAAGCAATATGCTGGCCTCGGTGTTGCAGGAAGCGGGTTATACCATTGGTTTGTACAATTCACCTCATCTCATAGATTTTACCGAAAGAATAAAAATAAACGGTCTCAACTGCGATAGAGAATTTGTATTTCAGTTTATTCAAAAGCTTAAAACATTACCGGAAGATATTTTACCTTCTTTTTTTGAATTTACTACGATCATGGCTTTCGAATATTTTTATCAGAAGCGTGTTGATTTTGCCATCATCGAGGTGGGTTTGGGCGGAAGATTAGATTCAACCAATATCATTACACCAATACTTTCAGCGATTACAAATGCGCAGTTGGATCATCAGAATATTTTAGGAAATACGATTGAAGAAATTGCTTTCGAAAAGGCTGGAATTATCAAAAAAAATATCACTGTAATTTCGGGAGAAGAAGATGAGAAAGTAAAGAATATATTCCAAAAGAAAGCTCAACAAGAAAATACTCGGTTTGTTGATGCAACATTCATTAAATCAGATCTAAAATCAGATCTAAAAGGAAATTACCAGCAAAAAAATATCAAAGTGGTTTTGGCTTTGGTAGAAGAATTAAAAAAATTAAATCTCAATATTTCTAATAAAAATGTTGAGCAAGGATTAATGAAGGTTTACCAAAACACCGGTTTTATTGGTCGTTGGTTTGAATTTTCCCAAAATCCGTTGACGATCTGTGATACGGCACACAATCAGGCAGGATTGGAACAGGTTTTTTCGCAACTCAATTCTATTCCCAAGCGCAAACATATTATTTTAGGATTCGTGAGTGATAAAAATATTGATGAAGTAATGGCATTGCTTCCAGCCAATTCTGAGTTTTACTTTGCTAAACCGTCTATAAACAGGGGAAGAAATCCGAAAGATTATGAAAATCTACTCATCGATGCAAAAATAAATTACAAAATTTTCGATTCGGTACAGGCAGCTTATCTTTCTGCAAAACAACATGCTACAAGAGAAGAAATGATTTTTGTCGGAGGAAGTAATTTTGTCGTTGGAGAATTTTTAGAAAAAAACTTGACTGATAAAGAATAA